GCTTgccattttaaattaatgtttgatACCCTTTTAGTAGTTATTTTTCCCTGAAAAGCCTTTTTCTTAGGCAAGGACTTTTTTTATAAGTCATTATTAGattgtctgtcttttttttagttatttttttttttttataagcatttACTTGCATTCTAAGCTTGTTGCAATCTACAAAGCGATTTCTTTTTGTCAAGTGATGATTGGTACAGTTCATTCATTTTGATCGTTGTCTTTCTTTCTCAAGGCCAGCCCAGCTTTTCTGCCACAGACGGCCGTTTCCCAGGTTGCAGTGCGGGGTTTTCAGACAAGTGCTGTAAGCCGTGACATCGACACAGCCGCCAAGTTCATCGGTGCTGGTGCCGCCACTGTGGGAGTGGCTGGTTCGGGAGCTGGAATCGGAACCGTGTTCGGCAGCCTCATTATTGGATATGCTAGGTAAACCAGCATCTCTGATAATAATCACCATCTTGTTGCCATCACTTGTTGTACATGAAACAATTAATTTCTGGAACTTTCCATATTGGTAGTGTCACAAAACTATAGCCTTACTCaaattgggtgttttttttttgttttgtttatagttctaacttatttttcaatttattttaaataagaactGAGCTTGTTAACATCATAGTAATCCAAGTGTAGTGTtctgtcaaatattgcatttatgtaGTTCAACAAATTTAACCTGTCATGCATCACACTGTTGTTAGCTGAGGTCCCTTTTTCCATAACAAAGCAATGTTCCTAAACCGAGATCTGGTAATTAGTGACccctgacctctctctctctctcctgcaggaACCCATCTCTGAAGCAGCAGTTGTTCTCATATGCTATTTTAGGATTTGCCCTGTCTGAGGCTATGGGTCTCTTCTGTTTGATGGTGGCTTTCCTCATTCTGTTTGCCATGTAAATACTGCTCCGTCCACCTCTTCCCACCGCTGCGACGACACGCGTTTTACACTGGCTACCAAAAGAGTTCTCTGTTGGTGTCATTAAAATTGTACATTTCCAAGTTTTTGTTGAAGGCTGATGAGATAAAACatgtattgtaaaaatgtatccaaatacagaataaatacatgtatttcacaatttaaaatgtCTGAAGATGTTTTTGGAAATTTGTGACAGTGGAAATGGTTGTTCAATGCAATTTTCAAGttatttggttttttttttttttttttttttttaaaaggggtCACTTTAGTTTATTTCTATATGCCAATACAAGTCAAAAAATTATATGGTGGTGCAGTAATCTACCAAAAACAGTGGTCTGTTACTGAATGGCTCAGATTTTATTAGTTCACCAGAAATctaaattataatcattaaacTTTTGTTGCTAATTCATGTCTCTTTCAGTGTGAGAATCTCTGTcccataattagattttttaaatataatacttaaTATTGAAGAATTCTGATGTTTCTTCGCAGTTGAGAATATCAGTTCTGGCTTCGATTCTCACATTTCCAAGTTAACATTAAACTAATTTTTCATCtcgcagttatttatttttcccatcAGAATTCTGTGTTTACAtctccccatttttttttttccgtggTGAAAAGAAGtaattttttatctcacaatcacAAGTCTTAggatttttctcagaattacaagaaaaaggGTTTTACTGCATGGCGCTAAAGTTAaaagcattagtaaatgttgCTTAATTTTTCATCGAATGTGTTCAAcactagaatgtgtttttatatatatatttttttatcctgCAACATTTTCAAAGGGGAAGTAACAAGTTcccctttgaaaaaaaaaatgtgtatatatatatatatatatatatatatatatatatatatatacataatataagaGCAgctaaaatgtttctatttaaagaCATTTGATAGTTATGTGCAACCGTAAAAACTGCGTTTTAAGTTTAACCTTTGTGCAGTCTTCGGTCATTTCTGACTggagaattttacattttagaatttcATCATAGAAATCATAGCTTTACCAGAATGGTACGAAACATGGTGACATTTATGGCACCTGgtatgtgaaaaagaaaaaaaaaatttgagggcATGATTTGAAAATGCTAAGTGGTCATAATAAAGTCACACTCGTGGCTTTCGGTCAAAAATGAAGGACCGGAAACTGGAAAACAGACCATTTTTttgtgtacaatctacaaatcccCTAAAATGCAGAAAGAAAATTGCACAGAAATGTAGGGGTGAAACTCTAAAACATCTAGAGTGCAAAATCAACACACCAACTCACCCACACGCGGACACACAAATACAAACCTATGAACTGGTGTGACTGTAACACTGcaactatgtaaaataaaatcaataattttactACAATGCAGTAAAAAAGTGGACCGCAATGAAGGGGTTAaactctaaaacatcaagagtgtaaAACAGACACATCCAATCATGCACACTTACACTCACAGCTACACacatttattatacataaaattaTACATACTCAAATGAATTGGTATGGTTATAACCATATAGCCAAAATGAGTCAGAAGATTGAAATAAGAGGTTAAAATCAGATCAGACCCAGAAGGATTAAGCTCTGATAAAGCATTCCtgttcatttttgttacatttttatagaattgtaattttttgtgtAACAAAGTGCTTTCTCTGTTCAGGTttgaatgtattaataataatgcaaaaaaacctacacttcaaatcaacatttaattcAACAAAAAGTAGTCTTTGAGAATgccttaatataaatgtaaatccacagcctaataaaagtaaacaattatgTATAAAAACATCGAGGGTATTCACAAGCCTCTCTATGGTATCCCATACAGGAATCAGGTGGTTACACCATGAAAttacaggtttttctttttttgctctcACCAGGAGGTGCTATTCTGCCTTCAAAAATTGGATTTTAAAGGCCTAGTCTCTATTTCAATCTGAAATACTGAatagaaaaactattttcaattggaagaaatgtatcataattattgcataaatattaattagtaccatgacattctctcaaaatacaaaaatacaaaatattattgaacaaaaatatatcagATGATTTCTGACCGTGAAAACCATGAGTATGACTCTCAAATAAGGAGCGCACAAGGGTTAAACCCAGCACGTACGTGGCGCGCAGCAGTGTTTCTCTGACGCGGACTCTGAGTCTGACAGCTGTCAGCTCGTGCCACTTGCGGATTTAACAAtagtgcaacacacacacacacacacacacacacacacacacagagagagagagagagagagagagagagagagagagagagagttcagctAGGGCGCGGTGCTCCTACAGACCAATTGACCGTTCACTCGACTACACGGACTTTCTCAGTCACGTCAAAGATGAATAACTTTATATTGATTTTGCAATTTCTGCCTTTTCTATTTGGTGAGTAACTACTTTGTTTTCTATTATATGGGGGAAATGCTCTGTTAGACAACAACCCTTTAAATCGTATTAGCCCTTAACTTCTAATATACTGATAAAAGGTTTTAGTTTAACCACTATCTAAGCTATAATGGAGAAGAACGGTGTACTTGCCTTGAAATAATCTCTGTGCTATGAAGCCTACAGAAAACGATTAATCGTATTTTTTGCCACTCAATCTTTTGTTGGAAACCGATTCAAGTTCGTTTCCATAGCGACACGTTGTTGTTATGCTCAAAGTTTtggtttttaaacaattttttacaAATTCTATACTACTTGTCTGGTAGGCATTCtaggtttgattgacaggcgcAGGTGCGCGGCCTGCTGGGCTCATTCAAGTGGTTTGTGGCTGATATGAGATCAGTGTGTTAGCGGTCAGTTTTGTGctatttgcaaataaatattagCGTTTCGTGTctctatttatattttcagttcattattattatttttttgcataaccTCTTAGATGAGGCTGAAATCAAGGCTTTATTAAGCAGGGAGGAGTGATACTCTTGACTATAAATCTTATATAGGTTGTGGGCTTGTAGtctaaacttaaataaaaaaaaatagccctTCGTTTAATGGTTTAtctaaaatactgtaaatgtgcATGTGGACTCAAAAGCTCACTCATGTACCTGTGGGAATCCATTCACCAGACCACCACCAGTGCTCAAACTGATGGAACAATAGTACTGATGTTGAAGTCAAGTCAACATTGCAATTGAAACATTCACATTCTGTCATTAACATATGGAAACAGGGAAATCTTTAGTTCATTACTCTCAGAACAACATGGCTCAGAAATGTAAAGAATGTAAGGAAGTTGATTATGTACAAACAGAATTTCTGCATTACTTCTGTTAGTTCTGGTTAATAGTGACATTACTCAGACAGAcatagatctctctctctctctgtgtgtgtgtgtgtgtgtgtgtgtcatatgcAGTTGCTTGACTCCATCAATGTTAATCCTCTGTGCCGTTTAGGAAGGacacctgtgtttgtgtgtaagaagAGTGGGGTGATAACTTTTTCTCACTGTGcaactaaatgtgtgtgtgtgtgtgtgtgtgttgcaggaccAGCACTGTGCTCAGAAGATGAGACAAGATTAGTAAAGACTCTGTTTACTGGATATAACAAGGTTGTTCGTCCTGTTAGCCATTTTAAGGATCCAGTAGTGGTTACTGTGGGACTACAACTCATTCAGCTTATTAGCGTGGTAAATTATATCTctgttcatttttgtttcttGAATTCAGATTTGAagtttatttaaaagtttcaatTGCACAATTAAACTTTTTGTTTTCTCTTACCTTCCATTATCTTTCCTGTCTTTCTTATTTGCAGGATGAAGTTAATCAGATTGTCACCAGTAATGTACGGCTAAAGCAGGTGCGAGTTTCAGCTGCTGTTTCAGTTCTTGTGTGCTGCTATCAAAGTAGATATCAGTAGATATCAAGGTGTTTACTGTGGGAAAATGTatctgtattaacaaaaactgaGATTTAGACAATGTTTATAACACCTAAGATTTGGTActataacaaaaattattttcatttgccAAGTACTTTCAAAAATGTCATGAAACCTGACAAGAAATGTTGAGGTCACATTTCAACTTCAGCTTATAAGGAAAAGTAAGAAATCATATTTTGCAGTGATTTTGTGATTTTGCATAAATCTTTCAATTTTTACATGACAGTACCTACTTGGAGCAGTCATGAGTCATTAATACAGATatctttttctccttttctgaTGTTCAGCAATGGAAGGATGTGAATCTGCAGTGGAATCCTGATGACTACGGTGGCATCAGGAAGATCAGAATTCCCTCCACTGACATCTGGAAACCGGATTTAGTCCTTTATAACAAGTAAGACTTTATAACAAGTTCTGTCCAGAACTTTCACTCTTTGCATCTGTAGTATGTTAGTGTGAATCAATCAGGTGATATAAATGTCTTAAATATATCCTTGATGCGATATCTTtctttatttgtgtatgtgtacGTTCAGTGCTGATGGAGACTTTGCCATCGTCCATGAAACAAAAGTCTTGTTGGAGCACACGGGTATGATAACATGGACTCCCCCAGCAATCTTTAAGAGCTACTGTGAGATTGTGGTCCTTCACTTTCCCTTCGACCTGCAAAACTGCAGTATGAAACTTGGAACATGGACTTATGATGGCAACCTTGTCATTATCAACCCAGTAACTATAACACCACACAAACGTGATCACCAATCATGACCATCAGAAGGATGCAATACATTATTATTGTATGTATCTGTGTAAATCAGTTTATTcatacttttgtgtgtgtgtgtgtgtgtgtgtgtgtgtaggacaaTGACAGACCGGACCTAAGTAATTTCATGGAGAGCGGAGAGTGGGTGATGAAGGATTACAGGAACTGGAAACACTGGGTGTATTACGCTTGCTGTCCAGATACACCTTACCTTGATATAACTTATCACTTCCTCTTGCTCCGCCTCCCGCTTTATTTCATCGTGAACGTCATCATCCCCTGCATGCTGTTCTCCTTCCTCACTGGGCTTGTGTTCTACCTCCCTACAGACTCTGGTAACCCTGTGTTTAATTGCGTGTAGGGGTGTGTGGTATAACccaaaatttatataatttttattttataccatggttactaattttatttttttgggaaaaGTTCTGGTAGGATATTTAAGTGTATACAAAAATCAAGGGGGAATGcctatttttgtattataaattacaaatgaaatgtacttgatcacaatcagttttttttttttttggcgcctGATGGACGTTTTGAACATGACTAGTTTCTGTCTAGGTGAGAAGATGACACTCAGCATCTCTGTCCTGCTCTCTCTGACTGTgttcttgctggtgattgttgaGTTGATCCCCTCCACCTCCAGTGCTGTTCCACTCATTGGCAAATACATGCTCTTCACCATGATCTTTGTCATTGCCTCCATCATCATCACTGTGATTGTCATCAACACACACCACCGCTCCCCCAGCACACACACTATGCCTGCTTGGGTCCGCAAGGTACGTATGGAAAGCAGCAGcgtctctttttgtgttccagggAAAAAGTCCAAATTAAAGTAACCGGAGAGTTTAGTTTACAGCTAATTATCTGCATGAGATCTTGATCGGAGTGACCACATTTAAACATATGAATGCTTTTCCAAAAAAGAATGTTTGCTTTAgcatacttcttttaaactataaATAAGAGCATATACTTTCAGTCTGCTTTTTATGTACTTACCAGTGACATACTTAAGAGACAAATATAATTAGGTATATAGGTGTAAATAAGATACTGGCATACATATTAAAGTTTATAGTAACAAGTCAGCTTTGAAGTGGAAAAGTGTAAATAGTACATGGGTGGAAGGGAACATGATCTATTTTAAACAGTGCTGTTAAcccaaattaaacaaattaacatttggctgattttattgacattttttaaagGTGTGAGATCGTTGTAACAAACCTGATTCATACTGGCTTCTATTagcagaataaattattttaaatcttatcACAAAACATAAAGTCAAATAGCAATAGGAGCAAggctcttaaagggatactccacctcaATGGCAAAAATCACTGGCATTAATCCAAAGGTAGTGTAcattagaattaaattaaaatctactTAAAGTATAGTTAgagtataaaaaaattacaggAACCTACATGTAGTATAGTATATATAAAgttaacatttaacttttaacAATTTTTTGCTACAAAACTGCATGAAAAAAGGTGTTTTTAACACTACCATCCAGAAATCTTAACCAAACtttgttacagacttttcattaagaccctaaagaatcatatttcAACTTGTGAAAAAAATGGGGatcctatgacccctttaataaaatttaaatttttgtaaggGTGGATGATTTCTTCCACAGCATTTTAGTCACTTATTTTTACCTTGAAATGTACACCTCAATTAACAAAGGTACTTATTTTTGGAAGTTGCATAGTTATATTAAAAATCCAGTTTTACAACCATgggaattattattttatcagtcctgtttagtcCTGCTTGCAGAACAGAAATTACATAcattattacgttttttttttctttttagattttcACTTGTTTCTAAACTTACATATATTTGGgggtatttttttgtttgctttgagCTATTAATAAACCTGTTGAGATTCTGATCAGGGACTTTCTCCTCTGTCCCACAGATCTTCATAGACACCATTCCAAACCTGATGTTTTTCTCCACTATGAAACGACCATCCCAGGAACGACAGGAAAAGCGTCTCTTTCCTACAGATTTTGACATCTCTGACATTTCAGGGAAACCCATGCCTGCCTCTGTCACTTACCACTCTCCCATAACCAAAAATCCTGATGTACGTAGTGCCATCGAGGGTGTTAAATACATTGCAGACACCATGAAAAGCGACGAGGAGTCCAACAATGTAAGAACAtttactttcatatttttttttttgttattcctGACACTTTTGCATGTCTTtgaaaataagtttgttttaCTCTACATTGATTTTCTACCTTTAACTGACTACTTGTGTCTTTCCTTCTGtttgttcatcaaggctgcagaGGAATGGAAGTTTGTCGCTATGGTCCTGGATCACATTCTTCTATGTGTGTTTATGGCGGTTTGTATTATTGGCACACTAGGAGTGTTTGCCGGACGCCTGATCGAGCTCAGCATGC
The Carassius auratus strain Wakin chromosome 31, ASM336829v1, whole genome shotgun sequence DNA segment above includes these coding regions:
- the chrna1 gene encoding acetylcholine receptor subunit alpha, producing MNNFILILQFLPFLFGPALCSEDETRLVKTLFTGYNKVVRPVSHFKDPVVVTVGLQLIQLISVDEVNQIVTSNVRLKQQWKDVNLQWNPDDYGGIRKIRIPSTDIWKPDLVLYNNADGDFAIVHETKVLLEHTGMITWTPPAIFKSYCEIVVLHFPFDLQNCSMKLGTWTYDGNLVIINPDNDRPDLSNFMESGEWVMKDYRNWKHWVYYACCPDTPYLDITYHFLLLRLPLYFIVNVIIPCMLFSFLTGLVFYLPTDSGEKMTLSISVLLSLTVFLLVIVELIPSTSSAVPLIGKYMLFTMIFVIASIIITVIVINTHHRSPSTHTMPAWVRKIFIDTIPNLMFFSTMKRPSQERQEKRLFPTDFDISDISGKPMPASVTYHSPITKNPDVRSAIEGVKYIADTMKSDEESNNAAEEWKFVAMVLDHILLCVFMAVCIIGTLGVFAGRLIELSML
- the LOC113050835 gene encoding ATP synthase F(0) complex subunit C3, mitochondrial-like; the protein is MYACAKFVSTPALVRSGSRALCRPLSASLLSRPDVSSAEASPAFLPQTAVSQVAVRGFQTSAVSRDIDTAAKFIGAGAATVGVAGSGAGIGTVFGSLIIGYARNPSLKQQLFSYAILGFALSEAMGLFCLMVAFLILFAM